From Homalodisca vitripennis isolate AUS2020 unplaced genomic scaffold, UT_GWSS_2.1 ScUCBcl_6181;HRSCAF=13270, whole genome shotgun sequence, one genomic window encodes:
- the LOC124373696 gene encoding uncharacterized protein LOC124373696, with protein sequence YHSKLLSTKASTQSVNHTSEQHHNLTAEARQICVNNTEPSLTTRITPYYNLTSDNTEPSLTTRTTPYYNLTAEARQICVNNTEPTLTTRTTPYYNLTAEARQICVNNTEPTLTTRTTPYYNLTAEARQICVNNTEPTLTTRTTPYYNLTAEARQICVNNTEPTLTTRTMPHHNLTAEARQICVNNTEPTLTTRTMPHHNLTAEARQICVNNTDNQDHALLQLDRRSQTNLR encoded by the exons TATATCACTCCAAGCTGCTAAGTACAAAAGCTAGCACTCAAAGTGTGAATCACACTTCTGAACAACACCacaacttgaccgcagaagccagacaaatctgcgtAAACAACACTGAACCTTCATTGACAACCAGGATTACGCCTTACTACAACTTGACCTCGGACAACACTGAACCTTCATTGACAACCAGGACTACGCCTTACTacaacttgaccgcagaagccagacaaatctgcgtTAACAACACTGAACCAACACTGACAACCAGGACCACGCCTTACTacaacttgaccgcagaagccagacaaatctgcgtTAACAACACTGAACCAACACTGACAACCAGGACCACGCCTTACTacaacttgaccgcagaagccagacaaatctgcgtTAACAACACTGAACCAAC ACTGACAACCAGGACCACGCCTTACTacaacttgaccgcagaagccagacaaatctgcgtTAACAACACTGAACCAACATTGACAACCAGGACTATGCCTCACCacaacttgaccgcagaagccagacaaatctgcgtTAACAACACTGAACCAACATTGACAACCAGGACTATGCCTCACCacaacttgaccgcagaagccagacaaatctgcgtTAACAACACTGACAACCAGGACCACGCCTTACTacaacttgaccgcagaagccagacaaatctgcgtTAA